The Neisseria yangbaofengii genome contains a region encoding:
- the guaA gene encoding glutamine-hydrolyzing GMP synthase yields the protein MTQDKILILDFGSQVTQLIARRVREAHVYCELHSFDMPLEDIKAFNPKGIILSGGPNSVYASDYQADTGIFDLGIPVLGICYGMQFMAHHLGGEVSPGNQREFGYAQVKTIDSELTRGIQDEAPNTLDVWMSHGDKVSKLPEGFAVIGDTPSCPIAMMENADKQFYGIQFHPEVTHTKQGRALLNRFVLDICGAQPSWTMPNYIEEAVAKIREQVGSDEVILGLSGGVDSSVAAALIHRAIGDQLTCVFVDHGLLRLNEGKMVMDMFARNLGVKVIHVDAETQFMDKLAGVTDPEKKRKIIGAEFIEVFDTEEKKLTNAKWLAQGTIYPDVIESAGAKTKKAHAIKSHHNVGGLPENMKLKLLEPLRDLFKDEVRELGVALGLPREMVYRHPFPGPGLGVRILGEVKKEYADLLRQADDIFIQELRNTADENGTSWYDLTSQAFAVFLPVKSVGVMGDGRTYDYVVALRAVITSDFMTAHWAELPYSLLGRVSNRIINEVKGINRVVYDVSGKPPATIEWE from the coding sequence ATGACCCAAGACAAAATCCTGATTCTCGACTTCGGCTCGCAAGTCACCCAGCTCATCGCCCGCCGCGTGCGCGAAGCACATGTTTACTGCGAGCTGCATTCGTTCGACATGCCGCTTGAAGACATCAAAGCCTTTAACCCGAAAGGCATTATTCTCTCCGGCGGCCCGAATTCTGTGTACGCCTCCGATTACCAAGCCGACACCGGCATTTTCGATTTGGGCATTCCCGTATTGGGCATCTGTTACGGTATGCAGTTTATGGCGCACCACTTAGGCGGCGAAGTCAGCCCCGGCAACCAGCGTGAATTCGGTTATGCCCAAGTGAAAACCATCGACAGCGAACTGACCCGAGGCATTCAGGATGAAGCACCGAACACACTCGACGTATGGATGAGCCACGGCGACAAAGTGTCCAAACTGCCCGAAGGTTTTGCCGTAATCGGCGACACTCCGTCCTGCCCGATTGCCATGATGGAAAACGCCGACAAACAGTTTTACGGTATCCAGTTCCACCCCGAAGTAACCCACACCAAGCAAGGCAGGGCTTTGTTGAACCGCTTTGTTTTAGACATCTGCGGCGCACAACCAAGCTGGACCATGCCCAATTATATTGAAGAAGCCGTCGCCAAAATCCGCGAACAAGTCGGCAGCGACGAAGTGATTTTAGGCTTGTCCGGCGGCGTTGATTCCAGCGTTGCCGCCGCCCTGATTCACCGTGCCATCGGCGACCAACTTACCTGTGTATTTGTCGATCACGGTCTCTTGCGCCTCAACGAAGGCAAAATGGTGATGGATATGTTCGCCCGCAACTTGGGCGTAAAAGTGATTCACGTCGATGCCGAAACCCAGTTTATGGACAAACTCGCCGGCGTAACCGACCCCGAGAAAAAACGCAAAATCATCGGCGCAGAATTTATCGAAGTATTTGATACTGAAGAGAAAAAACTCACCAACGCCAAATGGCTGGCGCAAGGCACGATTTATCCTGACGTAATCGAATCCGCCGGCGCCAAAACCAAAAAAGCCCATGCCATCAAGTCCCACCACAACGTCGGCGGTCTGCCGGAAAACATGAAGCTCAAATTGCTGGAGCCATTGCGCGATTTGTTTAAAGACGAAGTGCGCGAACTGGGCGTAGCGCTCGGTCTACCGCGCGAAATGGTGTATCGTCACCCGTTCCCGGGTCCCGGCTTGGGCGTGCGTATTTTAGGCGAAGTGAAAAAAGAATACGCCGACTTACTGCGCCAAGCCGACGATATTTTCATCCAAGAATTGCGCAACACCGCCGATGAAAACGGCACATCATGGTACGATCTTACCAGCCAGGCCTTTGCCGTATTCCTGCCGGTAAAATCCGTCGGCGTGATGGGCGATGGCCGCACCTACGATTATGTCGTCGCCTTACGCGCCGTAATCACCAGCGACTTCATGACTGCTCATTGGGCGGAATTGCCGTATTCGCTGCTTGGTCGTGTATCCAACCGCATCATCAACGAAGTCAAAGGCATCAACCGCGTAGTGTACGATGTCAGCGGCAAACCGCCTGCCACAATCGAATGGGAATAA
- a CDS encoding pseudouridine synthase — protein MESTNEPMRLSKRMAQLGLCSRREADSYIEQGWVKVNGQTAALGQKVTENDRIDLNKQAHEQQANRVTILLNKPMGYVSAQAEKGYKAAAELITAENQWEGDDSRITFSGKHKFGLAPAGRLDIDSVGLLVLTQDGRIAKQLIGESSNSEKEYLVRVRGKLDGNGLALLNHGLSLDGEKLRPAKVEWQNEDQLRFILKQGKKRQIRRMCELVGLRVVGLKRIRMGKVKLGKLPPGKWRYLKTNESF, from the coding sequence ATGGAATCCACAAACGAACCCATGCGTCTGTCGAAACGGATGGCGCAACTCGGTCTCTGTTCCCGCCGCGAAGCCGACAGCTATATCGAACAAGGCTGGGTCAAAGTCAATGGGCAAACCGCTGCACTCGGCCAAAAAGTTACTGAAAACGACCGCATTGATTTAAACAAACAGGCGCATGAACAGCAGGCCAACCGCGTGACAATTTTACTGAATAAGCCGATGGGCTATGTCAGCGCGCAAGCGGAAAAAGGTTATAAAGCAGCGGCTGAATTGATTACCGCCGAAAACCAATGGGAAGGCGACGACAGTCGCATTACGTTTAGCGGGAAACACAAATTCGGCCTCGCTCCCGCCGGGCGTTTGGATATTGATTCGGTAGGTTTGCTGGTGTTGACGCAAGATGGCCGCATCGCGAAGCAGTTAATCGGCGAAAGCAGTAACAGCGAAAAAGAATATTTGGTGCGTGTGCGCGGCAAATTAGACGGCAACGGTTTGGCATTACTGAACCACGGCTTGAGCTTGGACGGTGAAAAACTGCGTCCGGCCAAAGTCGAATGGCAAAACGAAGACCAACTGCGCTTTATTTTGAAACAAGGTAAGAAACGCCAAATCCGCCGCATGTGCGAACTGGTAGGCCTACGCGTGGTCGGTTTGAAACGTATCCGAATGGGTAAAGTGAAATTGGGCAAACTGCCGCCGGGCAAATGGCGTTATTTAAAAACCAATGAATCATTTTGA
- the adhP gene encoding alcohol dehydrogenase AdhP, with translation MKMRAVVVNQAVEGDVEVVERDIRELEAGEALVEVEYCGVCHTDLHVAAGDYGEKPGRVLGHEGIGKVSKVADDVKSLKVGDRVSIAWLFESCGSCEYCNTGRETLCRSVVNAGYTADGGMATHCIVTADYAVKVPDGLDPAQASSITCAGVTTYKGVKVSNVRPGQWIAVYGAGGLGNLGVQYAKKVFGAHVIAIDINDDKLEFAKETGADLVINPQKEDAAKVIQEKVGGAHAAIVTAVSSAAFNSAVNAVRAGGRVVAIGLPPESMDLSIPRLVLDGIEVVGSLVGTRQDLAEAFQFGAEGLVVPKVQLRNLDEAPAIFQEMREGKITGRMVIDMKCACGHDR, from the coding sequence ATGAAAATGCGTGCAGTGGTAGTGAATCAAGCTGTTGAAGGTGATGTAGAAGTTGTAGAGCGCGACATCCGTGAATTGGAAGCGGGTGAAGCTTTGGTAGAAGTTGAATATTGCGGCGTGTGTCATACCGACTTGCACGTTGCTGCCGGTGATTACGGTGAAAAACCGGGGCGGGTTTTGGGTCACGAAGGCATTGGTAAGGTCAGCAAAGTGGCTGATGACGTGAAAAGCCTGAAAGTCGGCGACCGCGTGAGTATCGCATGGCTGTTTGAAAGCTGCGGCTCTTGCGAATATTGTAATACCGGCCGTGAAACCTTGTGCCGTAGCGTGGTGAACGCCGGTTATACTGCGGATGGCGGTATGGCGACACACTGTATCGTAACTGCCGATTACGCGGTGAAAGTGCCGGATGGTCTGGATCCTGCACAAGCCAGCTCGATTACTTGCGCCGGTGTGACCACTTATAAAGGCGTGAAAGTATCGAATGTACGTCCCGGTCAATGGATTGCGGTGTATGGTGCCGGTGGTTTGGGTAACTTGGGTGTGCAATACGCGAAAAAAGTATTTGGTGCGCATGTGATTGCCATCGATATTAATGACGACAAACTGGAATTTGCCAAAGAAACCGGCGCTGATTTGGTGATTAACCCGCAAAAAGAAGACGCAGCCAAAGTGATTCAAGAAAAAGTCGGTGGCGCACATGCCGCGATTGTGACTGCCGTATCTTCTGCTGCGTTTAATTCGGCCGTGAATGCCGTGCGTGCCGGTGGCCGCGTGGTTGCAATCGGCTTACCGCCTGAGTCTATGGACTTGTCGATTCCACGCTTGGTATTAGACGGTATTGAAGTGGTAGGCTCTTTAGTGGGTACACGCCAAGACTTGGCCGAAGCCTTCCAATTCGGTGCCGAAGGTTTGGTAGTGCCGAAAGTACAATTGCGCAATTTGGATGAAGCACCTGCAATTTTCCAAGAAATGCGCGAAGGCAAAATTACCGGCCGCATGGTGATTGATATGAAATGCGCTTGCGGTCACGATCGTTAA